cgtaaaattgtaattttcctGGTTTCTGTTTTCCGCGTTGTCATATGAACAGCTAACTTATCAATTAGTTAATATTACACGAGTAAATAATAACACATAAATCAATCATTAAATGACatgtttatcataaaaatatttagacaaAATATCTTTATATGGACATTACATCGCAGACATGCGCAAACAATAAACAACAAACAAGATGTTTTGAAAGGTGACCAgtacccatatatatatatatatatatatatatatatatatatatatatatatatttaccccagaatttgaaactgacattaaattttttatatctcgCGAGTAGTCGAAAGGAAAATGCTGAGTGCGACAGTTTTTTTCGGGTTGATTGCTGGATCTTTTGCCTTGACTTTGCTCGATGGTAATTGTCCAAAAATAAATCCTAGGCAACAACTGGATCCGTATGGGgtaattttcagtattttttttaaaaaatacaattaattatcatgatttttattttacacataTAATTGTTTTCCATTTTTCTGCAGATTACCGGAAACTGGTGGTTAGTTGAACGCAACAATGAAAATACGGATCGACAGGGACGCTGTCAAAAATTACATTGGGATCCACCAGCGAATGGCGAAGTAAGATGCGTTACCAGCCGCGTTTCGATAGcgtaattatttgttatttcttATGGGCCGAGaaattattagtaaaattatctaattgttgatcagtttttattcattttaacgctATTACATCATTCAGAACCAATCTTACCACAGTAGTTGAGGCCCAAGCAACAGTAACTGAACGCAATAGTGTTCTTTTCCGTAACGAAGTCCCCGTTCAGGGCGAATTCGACGAGGAACAATGGGTTCTTGCAATAGATTACGACTCTTATTCAATAGTCTGGAGCTGTACTAATTTCGGAAACACGcggtaagttttgaattacACTCGCTCTCCATTTGGGCGCCAATCGAATTTTctaaaatgcaaaaaaaccctatcaaaatacactaaatacaccatttaaatatagtggaaacctaaacatgcaaacctctcaataagacaatttatagataaattgagaaaaatatagatagcccgaactgggaatcgaacccagaccaattcggtatcgcgccgagtgctctaccagttgagctatccggcactatactatattccgttcaatttgatctataacttattgagccacaccgtccttcgtacggtaatacaccatttatatacagtggaaacctaaatttttgtatttcttgAGTATTAAAATGATATCGATTTATTTAAAGactaaattatcaaaaaaaatcagtttttaatttttttcataatgttGCACCAAaccgaaaaaattgaaaaaattcctgaGTACAGAAGAGTGTAAAAGACGTCTTCTGACAAAATTTGGTGATTGCAAGTTGTCAAAAACGcagtcaaaaaaatgattttagttTTCTTTCCTTTGTTAAAAATCGGCTTTTAACTCGAGGATCATGATAAAAACGTTTTGTTATGGCTTTTACTTGTAAGTATTTAGGAAAAAATCGCCattgattaattttgaattttactattgaaaaaaaaataaaaatcgaaaaataggttttttttcgataactcGGAAACCATTTGGGATTAAGAGCTGAAATtttgactgaattttttttatttggtacCAAAGTGATCCCCGAAGTGCCGATCGAAAACTCCGTGGGGGCCGATTCGGCATGCTTATCCGGCTATGCCCTTTCACGTGGAAATCCAGCTTAGATTAATTCTAAGTAATGAAGATTAACtctgaattcaaaattttttttttagtgctGAGAAAGCCTTCGTATTCAGACGAAACAGAGAGTTAATGGACACGAACTTTGTTGCGGCAGTATTCAACAGTTACGGCTTAGAATATCCTAATTTCGTTAGAATTGATAACGAAAATTGTGATCCAGCTTTTATTTCCTGAAGTGTAATTTAACTTTCAAATAATCCgacatgtaatttttaaattattaaataatgtgATTTATTTATCTGTGAATTATTTGGGtgacatttttttctgtgtgcaAATATGTCTAATTTACTTGAATTCACTTCGTAACGGCCGATGGAAGAAGACACGGAATAGTTAGTTTTGTACCGAGGGCGCAAAGGGCGAGATTTTCCACTAGCGAGAGTTGCGTTATGACGAGTGCGAATCTAAGgcatgtaaaatttttgtattattgataataataattactgtaattattataatcaattatacaaataaatcTGATGTTTGAACAATTGCttacttataatattttgtgtcAGCTGTTCAGTGAGACTTCACTAATACGGACACACAAATTCGTAACATCGGTTGGGAGAAAGCGTATCTGGTAGTGGGGTTAAGAATTGAGGGGAAATTGTCACCTGTTGGAAGCTTATTTATCggaatttcattaaaattacctCGACTTTCCTTCCACTTAGCGATAGTTGATAAATTGACGATCTACTGTATCTTATTTCAGAAACACGTGACGAAAAGCAAAGGGTCGCACTAAAAGTTGACTTTtgctacacggagaaaaaaatatagtaaattttactaaaaaatatgagaataattactaaatttggatagtaatcttgaaacgcttatgatttatatgaaaaattcataaacagattagcatattttacaagtcgtttaataaattttaccatcccgtttagtaaattttactatattagaatggaaaaaaataaaataaaatttttaatagttttccaactttttattactattgattattattattattatttctgtcatctgtattggtgttggtgtggatttttgttttttaaaaaatcacttgattcaaccgagattcgaaccctgatctcccgcgTGCGAATCCTTTCCAATGTCTGACGGCCCGATGTGTCCTTTGAACAAAAGTTTCAGAACTTGTAATACATCTTTGTATATGCTATCCCcaccaacttttaattttatctatacatagtagaatttactatacagatagtaaaaaaatataatcgtgttagcaaaaaatacattgcgtatagtaatttttaatattttgtatagtaacaaatcctatattgtattagaaaatttactttcttaagtttgtatttattaatagtacttgatagtaaaatttactttaccaatagtaaaaaatataatcgtcttagcaaaaaatacattacgtatagtaatttttaatatcttattatgtaattattactaactaCCCAGGTAGAAAATTGTCTTAGTCGGACAAGTTTGAAACTTCAAAATAGCTTTATTTTAGCTTAACATCTAAGTCTTGTTTTGTAAGCTTTATTCTAGGTTGTTATTAGAATGAATTCTATGACAAGTCTTTAGAGTGTAACTAACCTTCAAATATACCTTGCTGTTAGCTCTTTTTCCACGCGTATGATAAGATTAGTTCTAAGCTTGGATTCTAAACTTAAAACTACCTTGTCTGCTAACATTACTCTAAGCGTACATTGAAAACTGAAGTTTGAGGTTAATTAGGAGTTtgtgttattgtttataagtgataaataagttcaattttatttgcaatatatataaagaaaaatatttactaagcaagtaagttttgatttttttttaatttattgaatcacaagtttttaatgctcataataaaaaaatttgaattttttagaacgTCCTGGCTCTCTTAAgttaaatcagtaaaaatgttacttattttttcagtagttacaaaatttactgaaaGATCAGtagctttgaataaatttactgactaATCAGTGAATTTAGTTTCACGGCAGTAAAGAGTGCCATCTACTTGGAAGCTTGTTTGTTAGACAGAGGTTGATTTCAAGTTATaatcaaagtttattatttatattgcacTGTTATTAGggtaagtttaaaatatttcaacaaacaaaagttaatttataatttatatactaataaaacttatatatttttctctattgAATGTGACTAGAATAATTCTGAAATGTATTTGTAGTTGATTTACATCTAAGGTAATGCATAACCTCAAAtcgtcttattaattattttatgtttttaaataaatataattattattttcagataAATGTTTATAACTATTTTCAATGGAAAATTACTACAATTTAAGAGACAATTACTTGATGATATTGAAATGGAAGacttattaaatgaattttactttCAGTATGTGATTCAGTAAATGAATCAGTAATATTTTACTGATTTGCAATGATATATTTGGGACTATTTACatcagtaaatattcactgattcagatttagagagtaCATTACAAGCATAAAACTCATTACGTTATAGATTATATTGTTAAAACGATgaatgaaaaccataaaagaacatttactgttttatatttctaaaatatatataacactaTACATTTAATGCCCAATATCTGATGTttgtgtacaaaaaaaaaaaataataaaaaatttttctctgtaaacatgttttcaaacttaaattaccAAATCTATTCTAGCTAAgaataagatatatttttaaccttATAGTAAGCTAAATTGTCACTGTTTATGCAAGCTAAAACTGCAAGCTTTATGTTAGCGATCCAAAGCGTTACCAACTAACCTTGTGTTAACCATAGTTTGTTAGCTAATTTTAGgctaaaactgataaaattagcTTAATACAAGCTAATTCCATTGATTACTTTCTACCTGGGTAGTAAATTTTACGatagtattgtaatttttactatacttttttctccgtgtacgtCATGCGTGCAAAATATTCATACGGTATTGCGTCACTTTGCCCTTAAAAATATCTAGAGAATCTAATTTTCGCAGCTGGTGttggaaactttttttttccattccacaaaaattataaggaaAATTATCTAGAGTTCTCTCTGCAGCTCAACAACCTTCAAAGCTGCAAGTTAATATGCCAATCATAAATTTTCGgttgttttctttttaaataatatataagtattcGTATTTAGTTAAGACATTATTATctttcataataattatttataaatattattttctcgggaagt
The DNA window shown above is from Microplitis mediator isolate UGA2020A chromosome 1, iyMicMedi2.1, whole genome shotgun sequence and carries:
- the LOC130675417 gene encoding apolipoprotein D-like — its product is MLSATVFFGLIAGSFALTLLDGNCPKINPRQQLDPYGITGNWWLVERNNENTDRQGRCQKLHWDPPANGEVRCVTSRVSIATNLTTVVEAQATVTERNSVLFRNEVPVQGEFDEEQWVLAIDYDSYSIVWSCTNFGNTRAEKAFVFRRNRELMDTNFVAAVFNSYGLEYPNFVRIDNENCDPAFIS